One window from the genome of Pseudomonadota bacterium encodes:
- a CDS encoding sterol desaturase family protein, with protein sequence MEQQSPLDHFLSFLSALIDPDLRFHPLYLLPFFVMAFLLYLYHRRRGLHDGQGFFKWLFPKDVYFHPSHITDIKLFLLGQVLTAAKAFNMIVVMTLFAGLTILAVGGEVSAKPLTVGRVLLVTIVITLIRDFCVYWVHRLHHELPVFWPFHAVHHSAEVMTPVTVYRKHPVYDLISSFVKNIFVGIFSGLALVFLVGQIQLTLIAGVNIFYFLFNALGSNFRHSHIWFSYGPFWEKIFISPAQHQIHHSLEPRHHNKNYGEIFALWDWIFGTIYIPAGREDLQFGISKSSTSNERIAQPHPTLKTALLVPFRDSWKALKRRRKKK encoded by the coding sequence ATGGAACAGCAAAGCCCGCTTGACCATTTCCTGTCATTTTTATCCGCGCTGATCGACCCTGATTTGCGCTTTCATCCGCTTTACCTTTTGCCGTTTTTTGTGATGGCGTTTTTGCTTTATCTTTATCACAGGCGGCGCGGTCTGCATGACGGGCAGGGGTTTTTCAAATGGCTGTTTCCCAAAGATGTTTATTTTCACCCCTCGCATATCACCGATATTAAATTATTTCTGCTGGGACAGGTTCTGACGGCGGCGAAAGCCTTTAATATGATCGTGGTGATGACGCTGTTTGCGGGGTTGACGATTCTGGCGGTCGGCGGCGAGGTTTCGGCAAAGCCTTTGACAGTCGGGCGGGTGTTGCTGGTGACAATTGTGATTACCCTTATTCGTGATTTTTGCGTTTACTGGGTGCATCGTTTGCATCACGAGCTGCCGGTGTTCTGGCCGTTCCATGCCGTACATCACAGCGCAGAGGTGATGACACCGGTGACGGTGTATCGCAAACATCCGGTTTATGATCTGATTTCAAGCTTTGTAAAAAATATCTTTGTCGGTATTTTTTCCGGTCTGGCGCTGGTGTTTCTGGTTGGGCAAATACAGTTGACGCTGATTGCCGGTGTGAATATCTTTTATTTTCTGTTTAATGCGCTGGGGTCGAATTTCCGGCACAGCCATATCTGGTTCAGCTATGGGCCGTTTTGGGAGAAAATTTTTATTTCCCCCGCACAACATCAAATCCATCATTCGCTGGAACCGCGGCATCATAATAAAAATTACGGCGAAATTTTCGCCCTTTGGGACTGGATTTTCGGGACGATCTATATTCCTGCCGGACGTGAGGATCTGCAATTCGGCATTTCCAAAAGCAGTACGTCGAATGAAAGAATTGCGCAGCCGCATCCGACATTGAAAACGGCTTTGCTGGTGCCGTTCCGTGATAGCTGGAAAGCGCTGAAACGGCGGAGAAAGAAAAAATGA
- a CDS encoding ribonucleotide reductase subunit alpha has translation MHGLLFLKEKTIHITDYNSLLSVAREQAEPQRLLFVFLKIYKPEGREDAEERDTDFGGGGELEAIMCVDKALEELGSFADLVAESERIEKNWHIVLVACLAGKNGIAPTSDDATQPLKMMVQTIEKGGSLSNFMAFDRNGDPIQFSH, from the coding sequence GTGCACGGATTACTTTTTTTAAAGGAAAAGACAATTCATATCACCGATTATAACTCCCTATTATCAGTAGCAAGAGAACAGGCGGAGCCGCAGCGTTTGCTCTTCGTTTTCTTAAAAATATACAAACCGGAAGGCCGTGAAGATGCGGAGGAGAGGGATACCGATTTCGGCGGGGGCGGCGAATTAGAAGCAATTATGTGTGTTGATAAAGCATTGGAAGAACTTGGTAGTTTCGCTGACTTAGTCGCGGAATCCGAGCGTATCGAAAAAAACTGGCACATTGTCTTGGTTGCGTGTCTTGCCGGCAAGAATGGCATTGCTCCGACATCTGATGACGCGACGCAACCACTGAAGATGATGGTTCAGACGATAGAAAAAGGAGGAAGTCTCTCCAATTTTATGGCCTTTGATAGAAATGGCGACCCGATTCAATTTAGTCATTGA
- a CDS encoding ABC transporter permease, whose product MNTVLVIGWEYLKNRRRQTVLSIVGVMLGVSFFIGIASMMKGMHDYFIEKLIDVAPHVKIMDEFRNPQQQPVYQRFPDAAVELRGIKPREEIRGIHSARSILERLTAMDGLAVSPVLQGQVFLRYGGKDVAAALTGIRPEMERHASNLERDMTQGDLNALLTNSNGIIIGEELAHKLGARLGAKISAISPAGNTRTMKLVGLFNTGVTEVDGSTGYAMLKKVQILQDRENRINQINIRLQNVDDATSLAADLEKRYGYRTESWQETFANIFEMFVIENIIMYSTVGVIIIVSSFGIFNIISTSVNEKSRDIAILKSIGFSEGDIRKVFLFQGIVIGLIGSIFGWVLGAMLVEMLASFRIDLGEEVNMPIKFEGMPVFRSVWLYIGGAVMATLSSVISAYIPARKAAALYPVDIIRGAA is encoded by the coding sequence ATGAATACGGTTCTTGTCATCGGCTGGGAATATTTGAAAAACCGCCGTCGCCAGACTGTGTTATCCATCGTCGGCGTTATGCTGGGCGTCTCCTTTTTTATCGGCATCGCCAGTATGATGAAAGGCATGCATGATTATTTCATCGAAAAACTGATTGATGTCGCCCCGCATGTCAAAATCATGGATGAATTCCGCAATCCGCAGCAGCAGCCTGTTTACCAACGTTTTCCCGATGCGGCGGTCGAGCTGCGCGGCATAAAACCGCGGGAGGAAATCCGCGGTATTCACTCCGCCCGTTCCATTCTGGAGCGGCTTACGGCGATGGACGGCCTTGCCGTTTCCCCCGTTTTGCAAGGTCAGGTTTTTTTGCGTTACGGCGGCAAGGATGTTGCGGCAGCGTTAACCGGAATCCGGCCGGAAATGGAACGCCATGCCAGCAATCTGGAACGCGATATGACGCAGGGCGATTTAAATGCGCTTTTAACCAACAGCAACGGCATTATTATCGGGGAGGAACTCGCCCATAAACTCGGTGCAAGGCTGGGGGCGAAAATTTCCGCCATTTCCCCTGCCGGCAATACGCGCACAATGAAACTTGTCGGGCTGTTCAATACCGGCGTCACCGAAGTGGACGGCAGCACCGGCTATGCCATGCTGAAAAAGGTGCAAATTCTGCAAGACAGGGAAAACCGCATCAATCAGATCAATATCCGGCTGCAAAATGTCGATGACGCCACATCTCTTGCCGCTGATCTTGAAAAACGTTACGGCTACCGCACGGAAAGCTGGCAGGAAACCTTTGCCAATATTTTCGAAATGTTCGTCATTGAAAACATCATCATGTATTCCACGGTCGGCGTTATTATCATCGTGTCCAGCTTCGGGATTTTCAACATTATCTCGACATCGGTGAATGAAAAAAGTCGCGATATCGCCATTTTAAAATCCATCGGTTTTTCCGAAGGCGATATCAGAAAAGTGTTCCTGTTTCAGGGTATCGTAATCGGATTGATCGGCTCGATTTTCGGCTGGGTTCTCGGCGCCATGCTGGTGGAAATGCTGGCCTCCTTCCGTATTGATCTGGGCGAAGAGGTCAATATGCCGATTAAATTCGAAGGCATGCCCGTCTTCCGTTCCGTCTGGCTGTATATCGGCGGCGCGGTCATGGCAACATTATCCTCCGTCATTTCCGCCTATATTCCGGCGCGAAAAGCCGCCGCGCTTTACCCCGTCGATATTATCCGCGGAGCGGCATAA
- a CDS encoding tetratricopeptide repeat protein: protein MAGNLKTNHDPRALMKQAVSLHQSGRLDEALVIYKGLLKVNPKSFDLNHLTGVALFQQGLADQALRLIKRALKIDGSSAAAHSNLGSIQEALDKPQAALTSYDRAIALQPDFYQAHFKKGNVLQLLARPEEALESYENAEKLQDKDMNLYNNKGAALRDLGRFDEALDCFNHAVSSQPENVNAYINKGNTLKDIGKYEEAVSCYDQALTIAPNHVDALINKGKALKEEERLDEALDCFDLAVKHHATSTDAFCLRGILLLQMGRNDEAMKSMNAALKLHNDDAATVCANARVLADTGQYDEALSEFDRSLKLDGSNAHTWAYRASLLEKMNRRRDALGSYDRAITLWPGFVQAHINRAGVLRALKRYDEAFDSYKRAVELDPQNIAALTNLGNAFQEQGQYQAAVDSYDRAFKIDPRNVSILYNRGQTLSYMHRQKEACADYDRAYAINPDHKNLAGVRLHTKMMLCDWSACDEIDGFLEKIRTGEAETPPFTLIGLPSTPEDQMICAKRYMEEKYPPLPPLWNGETYSHDKIRVAYLSADFHRHATSYLIAGLFEQHDRDKFETYAFSFGPNDHSALRARLESSFTGFFDVAGVSDEEIAQKIFEKEIDILVDLKGYTNNSRINIVARRPAPVQVSYLGYPGTMAAPYMDYFVGDHRTVTPEIASFFSEKIIYMPGSYQVNDDQRFLPEDTPDRADYGLPEEAFVFCSFNNTYKIMPEIFDIWMRLLQEVEGSVLWLFEGNDGVADNLRREAKKRDVDPARLVFAPKMKLEEHLARQKCADLFLDNIPCNAHTTASDALWVGLPLITCTGNTFAGRVAASLLYAHDLPELITENPDDYEKLALDLARAPEKLAALREKVIANRETAALFDTKSFTKNLESAYKTIWQRHQDGEEPEDFDVVSQNS, encoded by the coding sequence ATGGCGGGCAATCTAAAAACAAATCATGATCCGCGAGCCTTGATGAAACAGGCCGTATCTTTGCACCAATCCGGGCGTCTGGATGAGGCGCTGGTCATTTATAAAGGGTTGTTGAAAGTTAATCCCAAGAGCTTTGATTTAAACCATTTGACGGGTGTTGCGCTTTTCCAGCAGGGGCTGGCAGATCAGGCTTTGCGGCTGATTAAACGGGCATTGAAGATAGATGGTTCTTCCGCAGCGGCGCATAGTAATCTCGGCAGTATTCAGGAAGCGCTGGATAAGCCGCAGGCGGCGCTGACCAGTTACGACCGCGCCATTGCGCTGCAACCCGATTTTTATCAGGCGCATTTTAAAAAGGGAAATGTGCTGCAGCTTCTCGCACGCCCTGAAGAGGCGCTGGAAAGTTACGAGAATGCCGAGAAGCTGCAAGATAAAGATATGAATCTTTATAATAATAAAGGTGCGGCCTTGCGTGACCTTGGGCGTTTTGACGAGGCGCTGGACTGTTTTAACCATGCCGTTTCATCCCAGCCGGAGAATGTGAATGCCTATATTAATAAAGGCAATACGCTAAAAGATATCGGGAAATACGAGGAGGCCGTGTCCTGTTACGATCAGGCTTTGACGATCGCCCCCAATCATGTCGATGCGCTGATCAATAAAGGGAAAGCCTTGAAAGAGGAAGAGCGGCTGGATGAGGCGCTGGACTGTTTTGATCTGGCGGTGAAACACCATGCCACATCCACGGATGCTTTCTGTTTGCGCGGTATTCTGTTGCTGCAAATGGGACGGAATGACGAGGCAATGAAAAGCATGAATGCGGCGCTGAAACTGCATAATGATGATGCGGCGACGGTTTGTGCGAATGCGCGCGTACTGGCGGATACGGGGCAGTATGATGAGGCGCTGTCGGAATTTGACCGTTCACTGAAACTGGACGGATCAAACGCCCATACATGGGCTTACCGTGCATCGCTGCTGGAAAAAATGAACCGCCGGCGCGATGCGCTGGGCAGTTATGACCGCGCGATTACGCTTTGGCCGGGATTTGTGCAGGCGCATATTAACCGCGCCGGTGTTTTGAGGGCATTGAAACGCTATGATGAGGCCTTTGACAGTTATAAACGTGCGGTTGAACTTGACCCGCAGAATATTGCCGCCCTGACCAATCTGGGCAACGCCTTTCAGGAACAGGGGCAGTATCAGGCGGCTGTCGACAGCTATGACCGCGCCTTTAAGATTGATCCGCGCAATGTGTCTATTCTGTATAACCGCGGCCAGACTTTGTCTTATATGCATCGTCAGAAAGAGGCCTGCGCTGATTATGACCGCGCCTATGCGATTAATCCCGATCATAAGAATCTTGCCGGTGTGCGTCTGCATACCAAGATGATGCTGTGCGACTGGTCGGCTTGTGACGAGATTGACGGTTTTTTAGAGAAAATACGCACAGGTGAAGCGGAAACGCCGCCCTTTACGCTGATCGGTCTGCCCTCCACACCGGAAGACCAGATGATTTGCGCAAAGAGATATATGGAGGAAAAATATCCGCCATTGCCGCCGCTCTGGAATGGCGAGACATACAGTCACGACAAAATCCGCGTCGCTTATCTGTCGGCGGATTTTCACCGCCATGCGACCTCTTATCTGATTGCGGGACTTTTTGAACAGCATGACAGGGACAAGTTTGAAACCTATGCCTTTTCCTTTGGTCCGAACGATCACAGCGCATTGCGGGCGCGGCTTGAATCCTCCTTCACCGGATTTTTTGATGTGGCGGGCGTCAGTGACGAGGAGATCGCGCAGAAAATCTTTGAAAAGGAAATCGACATTCTGGTCGATTTGAAAGGTTACACCAATAACAGCCGTATCAATATCGTCGCGCGCCGCCCTGCGCCCGTTCAGGTCAGCTATCTGGGTTATCCCGGTACGATGGCGGCGCCTTATATGGATTATTTTGTCGGCGATCACCGCACGGTTACGCCCGAGATTGCGTCTTTCTTTTCCGAGAAAATCATTTATATGCCCGGCAGTTATCAGGTGAATGACGATCAACGCTTTTTGCCTGAAGACACGCCTGACAGGGCGGATTACGGATTGCCGGAAGAGGCGTTTGTTTTCTGTTCCTTCAATAACACCTATAAAATCATGCCGGAAATTTTCGATATCTGGATGCGGCTTTTGCAAGAGGTAGAGGGCAGCGTGCTCTGGCTGTTTGAAGGTAATGACGGTGTGGCCGATAATCTGCGCCGTGAGGCAAAGAAACGGGATGTCGATCCCGCAAGGCTGGTCTTTGCACCGAAAATGAAACTGGAAGAACATCTGGCGCGGCAGAAATGTGCCGATCTGTTTCTGGATAATATCCCCTGTAACGCCCATACCACGGCTTCGGATGCGCTTTGGGTCGGGTTGCCGCTGATTACCTGTACAGGCAATACATTTGCCGGACGCGTGGCGGCCAGTTTGCTTTATGCCCATGATTTGCCGGAACTAATCACGGAAAATCCGGATGATTACGAGAAACTGGCGCTTGATCTTGCGCGCGCGCCTGAAAAACTTGCCGCATTGCGGGAGAAAGTTATTGCGAATCGTGAAACGGCAGCATTATTTGATACTAAAAGCTTCACCAAAAATCTGGAATCGGCCTATAAAACAATCTGGCAGAGACATCAGGACGGCGAAGAGCCGGAGGACTTTGATGTTGTATCTCAAAATTCCTGA
- a CDS encoding F0F1 ATP synthase subunit delta, protein MAEPRPNKLTAKSQARPYAKAAYDYAKENKTVFDWEEKLSLLAEVVASQEKQLLRNPAITVEKTRDIMETVMDKMEMSAPEKNFINLLIDNKKLSLLPYVYDDFVARRKKDGNIIDVTITSARELTEKQLDDLTKSIEKKFNAKAAPTVKIDEKLIGGVKIQVGDQVYDGSLRSKLDALRKHLKNGR, encoded by the coding sequence ATGGCCGAGCCCCGCCCGAACAAACTGACCGCAAAATCACAAGCCCGCCCTTATGCGAAGGCCGCTTATGATTACGCAAAGGAAAATAAAACCGTGTTTGATTGGGAGGAAAAACTCTCCTTACTGGCCGAGGTCGTTGCATCTCAGGAAAAACAACTGCTGCGCAACCCCGCCATTACCGTGGAAAAAACCCGCGATATCATGGAAACCGTCATGGATAAGATGGAAATGTCCGCGCCGGAGAAAAACTTCATCAATCTTCTGATTGATAACAAAAAGCTCTCGCTGTTGCCTTACGTCTATGATGACTTTGTCGCCAGACGCAAAAAAGACGGCAATATCATTGATGTCACCATCACCTCCGCCCGCGAGCTGACAGAGAAACAGCTGGATGACCTGACAAAATCCATCGAAAAGAAATTTAACGCCAAAGCCGCGCCGACGGTGAAAATAGACGAAAAACTGATCGGCGGCGTAAAAATTCAGGTCGGCGATCAAGTCTATGACGGCAGCCTGCGCAGCAAACTCGACGCCTTGCGCAAACACTTAAAGAATGGTCGTTAA
- a CDS encoding acyltransferase: protein MTRFFSLYLDLLRFLAALLVLVSHFAYPRFTDGDYLFIRDLNLGSDAVVFFFVLSGLVISYTAEVKDKTLRQYAFSRATRLYSVVIPALMLTVLMDRFGSSIAPAVYDGWWYNPAPVWQQLLRGWTFSNEWGLLGFRIGTNGPYWSLSYEAAYYLIFGAAFYLRGGLRAGLLVLFCFVAGISVLLLFPVWLLGMAVYKLIKQDVPLTVSQAWAAVIVPVLLYAGCLWAGLPHILLAGTEAVFGQVIVKALFGFSDEFLWNMLIGAFVALHLIGVAALAQRKDYNIGARTAVIVKWCAGATFTIYILHYPALQFFDALLPEEMEKYARQGGLLFAVLLLCFAAAEISERRLGWFRRVFSAGKLTFSR from the coding sequence ATGACGCGTTTCTTTTCCCTTTATCTTGATCTGCTCCGTTTTCTTGCCGCATTGCTGGTGCTGGTGTCACATTTTGCCTATCCGCGTTTTACCGATGGTGATTATCTTTTTATCCGTGACTTGAATCTGGGCAGTGATGCGGTGGTGTTCTTTTTTGTGCTGTCGGGTCTGGTGATTTCCTATACGGCGGAAGTGAAGGATAAAACGCTGCGGCAATATGCTTTCAGCCGTGCAACGCGGCTTTATTCCGTTGTTATTCCGGCACTGATGCTGACGGTTTTGATGGATCGCTTTGGCAGCTCTATTGCGCCGGCTGTTTATGACGGCTGGTGGTATAATCCTGCGCCGGTCTGGCAGCAATTACTGCGCGGCTGGACATTCAGTAATGAATGGGGGCTGCTGGGGTTCAGAATCGGTACAAACGGGCCTTATTGGTCACTAAGCTATGAAGCCGCCTATTATCTGATTTTCGGGGCGGCCTTTTATCTGCGCGGCGGCTTGCGCGCGGGGTTGCTGGTTTTATTCTGTTTTGTGGCGGGTATTTCCGTGCTGTTGCTTTTTCCGGTCTGGCTGCTGGGAATGGCGGTTTACAAACTGATAAAACAGGATGTGCCGCTGACAGTGTCGCAGGCATGGGCGGCGGTAATTGTGCCGGTGCTGCTTTATGCCGGCTGTCTTTGGGCGGGACTGCCGCATATTCTGCTGGCGGGAACGGAGGCTGTTTTCGGGCAAGTTATTGTGAAAGCCTTGTTCGGATTTTCCGATGAATTTTTGTGGAATATGCTGATCGGGGCTTTTGTGGCACTGCATCTGATCGGTGTGGCGGCATTGGCGCAGCGGAAAGATTATAATATCGGTGCGCGTACGGCAGTTATAGTGAAATGGTGTGCGGGGGCGACATTTACGATTTATATCCTGCATTATCCGGCGCTGCAGTTTTTTGATGCGCTGCTTCCGGAGGAGATGGAAAAATATGCGCGGCAGGGCGGGTTATTGTTTGCGGTGCTGCTGTTGTGTTTTGCCGCGGCGGAAATTTCCGAACGGCGGCTGGGCTGGTTCAGGCGGGTTTTTTCTGCCGGAAAGCTTACTTTTTCACGGTGA
- a CDS encoding ABC transporter ATP-binding protein: MTKPASASPAIELRNVTRILTREVIPVTLVKDINCRIEAGEFVSVTGPSGSGKSSLMYLIGLLDKPTEGQVFIDGFDTSTANKKQLEKIRLEKIGFVFQFHFLLEEFTVLENIMLPMRKLGKLSAAAMKERAEMLLAHFGLEGAGRKKPGQLSGGERQRVAVARAMANDPLIILADEPSGNLDTKNADIVFKLFEKLVKEENKTVLTITHDPALAARAQRRIHIVDGKITTEKSSP, from the coding sequence ATGACAAAACCCGCTTCCGCATCTCCGGCGATCGAACTCAGGAACGTCACCCGCATTCTGACGCGGGAAGTCATCCCCGTCACTTTGGTCAAAGACATCAACTGCCGTATCGAAGCGGGGGAATTCGTGTCCGTCACCGGCCCGTCCGGCTCAGGAAAATCCTCTCTGATGTATCTGATCGGCCTGCTTGACAAACCGACGGAGGGACAGGTCTTTATTGACGGCTTCGACACCTCGACTGCCAACAAAAAACAGCTGGAAAAAATCCGCTTGGAAAAAATCGGTTTCGTCTTTCAGTTTCACTTCCTGCTGGAGGAATTTACGGTGCTGGAGAATATCATGCTGCCGATGCGCAAATTGGGGAAATTATCCGCCGCGGCAATGAAGGAACGGGCGGAAATGCTGCTGGCCCATTTCGGGCTGGAAGGCGCAGGGCGTAAAAAACCCGGACAACTATCGGGGGGAGAACGCCAGCGCGTTGCCGTCGCCCGCGCCATGGCAAATGACCCGCTGATTATTCTGGCAGATGAACCCTCGGGGAATCTGGACACCAAAAACGCCGATATTGTTTTCAAGCTGTTTGAAAAACTGGTGAAGGAGGAAAATAAAACCGTCCTGACCATCACCCATGACCCCGCACTTGCCGCACGCGCACAGCGGCGCATCCATATCGTCGACGGAAAAATCACCACGGAAAAATCATCACCGTGA
- a CDS encoding sensor histidine kinase encodes MSLEPQKRTVFRLHTVFGAILLFVLLLPLSGAYLFRIYENDLVRQTESELIAQAVYIAATYKALLQEERLPGHYGLPVPENKIEDDPELRPVLPQLDLRHARILPPREDGKQPDTAVQAFEHRAGKKLAPILHEAQAHVLSSTRVLNPQGIVISGTAEIGVSLAHPAEVQAALKGNYSSVIRRRISDEPPPPVASLSRGTHIRVFTAMPVILENRLVAVVYLSRSPRNVLKALYEEKDSVFWAGLFVLTLTGMIAWLLSQAIGKPLKALNLRAQSLIRGEKQVKKLPTARIAELSELMDNFEKMSAAIETRSDYIRSLSMHLAHEFKTPLASIQGAIELMRDHKDMPPDQHTRFMENITHDTDRLKRMVTRLLELARADVMQPAPEETAITPLLKDLRAQFPQKIILNLPSEDITAQIGADILESVLTNVIENSFQNGAKNVTIRPRAEQDSLIIDITDDGPGISAGNRDKIFTPFFTTRRESGGTGLGLVICRSLLSASGASIDVLPAAKGAHIRLRLATTA; translated from the coding sequence CGGAAAGCGAGCTGATTGCGCAAGCCGTTTATATCGCGGCAACCTACAAGGCATTATTACAGGAGGAACGCCTTCCGGGACATTACGGCCTGCCTGTCCCCGAAAACAAGATCGAAGATGATCCGGAACTCCGTCCGGTTTTGCCGCAGCTTGATCTGCGCCATGCCCGCATCCTGCCTCCGCGCGAAGACGGTAAACAGCCTGACACGGCAGTGCAGGCTTTTGAACACCGCGCCGGAAAAAAACTGGCGCCGATTCTGCATGAAGCCCAAGCGCATGTCCTGTCCAGCACCCGCGTTTTAAATCCGCAGGGTATTGTGATCTCCGGCACGGCGGAAATTGGCGTGTCGCTCGCCCATCCCGCAGAGGTGCAGGCCGCGTTAAAAGGAAATTACAGCAGTGTTATCCGCCGCCGCATTTCTGACGAACCGCCGCCGCCCGTCGCCTCTCTCAGCCGCGGCACACATATCCGCGTTTTTACCGCCATGCCCGTTATTCTGGAGAACAGGCTGGTGGCTGTCGTTTACCTGTCGCGCTCCCCCCGCAATGTTCTTAAAGCCCTTTACGAAGAAAAGGACAGCGTCTTCTGGGCAGGGTTGTTTGTTCTGACTTTGACGGGAATGATCGCCTGGCTGCTCAGTCAGGCCATCGGCAAACCTCTCAAAGCCTTGAACCTGCGGGCGCAATCCTTGATCCGCGGAGAAAAACAGGTCAAGAAACTGCCGACGGCGCGCATTGCCGAGCTTTCCGAGCTGATGGATAATTTTGAAAAAATGTCCGCCGCCATTGAAACACGCTCCGACTATATCCGCAGCCTGTCCATGCATCTGGCGCATGAGTTTAAAACGCCGCTGGCCTCCATTCAGGGCGCGATCGAGCTGATGCGCGACCACAAGGATATGCCGCCCGACCAGCATACGCGCTTCATGGAAAACATTACCCATGACACCGACAGGCTCAAACGCATGGTCACCCGCCTGCTGGAACTGGCGCGCGCCGATGTGATGCAGCCCGCACCGGAAGAAACCGCCATCACGCCCCTGCTGAAAGACTTGCGGGCGCAATTCCCGCAAAAAATCATACTGAATTTACCCTCCGAAGACATCACGGCGCAAATCGGCGCCGATATTCTTGAAAGCGTCTTGACCAATGTCATCGAAAACAGCTTCCAGAACGGGGCGAAAAACGTCACCATCCGCCCCCGCGCGGAACAGGACAGTCTTATCATTGACATTACCGATGACGGCCCCGGCATTTCCGCAGGCAATCGTGATAAAATCTTTACACCGTTTTTCACAACACGCCGCGAAAGCGGCGGCACAGGGCTGGGGCTTGTGATCTGCCGCTCACTGCTAAGCGCATCAGGGGCAAGCATTGATGTCCTGCCCGCCGCAAAAGGCGCACATATCAGATTGCGGCTGGCAACAACGGCCTGA
- a CDS encoding efflux RND transporter periplasmic adaptor subunit, translated as MKKFLGTFLILAGLGAAFFFAWKHYLYKAPPLTVTPQRGAIVQAVYATGEVEPVHWAKVSTQVPGRIESVLVEEGDNVTAGQPLAEIENHVERARIAEFEARLQYLEKEKKRTAELMKKGFASKSTYDALVSDYDAVKAQLESQHHVLHRLTVTTPLDGTVLKRDIEPGETATMVDILFWIGDTENLRITAAVDEEDIALVRTGQNVLIKADAFPDQVLEGIVTETTPKGDPVDKNFRLRVSLPEDSPLMIGMTVEINIVTKQEENALLVPAGSVKNNQIWVMENGTAVPVTVKTGISDTSRIQILDGLKGDENILATVPANGG; from the coding sequence ATGAAAAAATTTCTGGGAACATTTCTGATACTGGCAGGGCTGGGTGCCGCATTCTTTTTTGCGTGGAAACATTACCTGTACAAAGCCCCGCCGCTGACGGTAACGCCGCAGCGCGGCGCGATTGTGCAGGCGGTTTACGCAACAGGCGAGGTCGAGCCCGTACACTGGGCAAAAGTCTCTACACAAGTGCCGGGACGCATCGAAAGCGTTTTGGTCGAAGAAGGCGATAACGTCACCGCAGGACAACCGCTCGCCGAAATCGAAAACCATGTCGAACGCGCCCGCATCGCGGAATTCGAAGCACGGTTGCAATATCTTGAAAAAGAGAAAAAACGCACGGCGGAATTGATGAAAAAAGGCTTCGCCAGCAAAAGCACTTATGACGCGCTGGTCAGTGACTATGACGCCGTCAAGGCACAGCTGGAATCGCAACATCACGTTCTGCACCGCCTCACCGTTACCACACCGCTGGACGGTACTGTCTTGAAACGCGATATTGAGCCCGGCGAAACCGCGACAATGGTCGATATCCTGTTCTGGATCGGCGATACCGAAAATTTGCGCATCACGGCCGCAGTGGATGAGGAAGATATCGCCCTTGTCCGTACCGGACAAAATGTCCTGATCAAAGCCGACGCTTTCCCCGATCAGGTGCTGGAAGGTATCGTCACCGAAACCACTCCGAAAGGCGATCCCGTTGATAAGAATTTCCGCCTGCGCGTCAGCCTGCCGGAGGATTCACCGCTGATGATTGGTATGACCGTCGAAATCAATATTGTGACAAAACAGGAGGAGAACGCCCTGCTGGTTCCCGCCGGCAGCGTCAAAAACAATCAAATCTGGGTCATGGAAAACGGTACAGCCGTCCCCGTCACCGTCAAAACAGGAATCAGCGATACAAGCCGTATCCAGATTCTTGACGGGTTAAAAGGTGATGAGAATATTCTGGCAACCGTACCTGCAAACGGGGGGTAA
- a CDS encoding DUF1971 domain-containing protein produces the protein MRDLPDNVTFYSRTPVYTEKTLPPGFLKNHRTKEGVWGVIEVVDGELEYVIGTSEKHILRSGYNGVVEPQVLHHVKPLGEVSFSVAFYR, from the coding sequence ATGAGGGACCTTCCGGATAATGTGACATTTTACAGTCGAACGCCTGTTTATACGGAGAAAACGCTCCCGCCCGGTTTTTTAAAAAATCACCGGACAAAGGAGGGTGTTTGGGGTGTGATTGAAGTTGTGGACGGGGAACTGGAATATGTGATCGGCACGTCTGAAAAACATATTCTGCGCTCCGGTTATAACGGCGTTGTCGAACCGCAGGTGCTGCATCATGTGAAGCCGTTGGGCGAGGTCAGCTTTTCCGTCGCTTTTTATCGATAA